A single window of Sparus aurata chromosome 22, fSpaAur1.1, whole genome shotgun sequence DNA harbors:
- the kcnk13b gene encoding potassium channel, subfamily K, member 13 codes for MACRSGCCCGSGPINEDNARFLLLALFIVIYLLCGAAVFSALEQPKEREAKERWTQRFEHFSQKYNLSKKDLNNFLRNYEEANVAGIRVDTIRPRWDFTGAFYFVGTVVSTIGFGMTTPATIGGKVFLMFYGLLGCAATILFFNLFLERVITVIAVVLKSCHERRYNKAVLPQNGRRVSEGNKSGGAGGSGGGKGEDLAGWKPSVYCVMLILGAAAILVSCCASLMYSAAEGWGYLDSLYFCFVAFSTIGFGDMVSSQRVVYEGHATAAYRLGNFFFILTGVCCIYSLFNVISIVIKQVLNWLLRRLEAPCRCCFPRRGHHPHRHPRRNVVAPGHLRARRDPSIETDAINESETDTGRRMSGEMISMRDFLAANKVNLAIMQKQLSEMAIGHPRQSGSSSRQNGFSGGVGALGIMNNRLAETSVDR; via the exons ATGGCATGTCGGagcggctgctgctgcggctccgGTCCGATAAACGAGGACAACGCGAGGTTCCTGCTGCTGGCGCTGTTCATCGTCATCTACCTCCTCTGCGGGGCCGCCGTCTTCTCCGCGCTGGAGCAGCCGAAGGAACGCGAGGCGAAGGAGCGCTGGACGCAGAGGTTCGAGCATTTCAGCCAAAAGTACAACCTGAGCAAGAAGGACCTGAACAACTTCCTCAGGAACTACGAGGAGGCGAACGTGGCGGGCATCCGTGTGGACACGATCAGACCGCGGTGGGACTTCACCGGCGCGTTTTACTTCGTGGGAACTGTGGTGTCGACCATCG GGTTTGGGATGACCACTCCTGCCACCATTGGAGGAAAAGTCTTCCTGATGTTCTACGGTCTGCTCGGCTGCGCCGCCACCATCCTCTTCTTCAACCTCTTTCTGGAACGTGTCATCACCGTGATCGCCGTCGTCCTCAAGTCTTGTCACGAGCGACGCTACAACAAAGCCGTGCTCCCACAAAATGGCCGGCGAGTCTCCGAGGGAAACAAATCAGggggagctggaggaagtgggGGAGGGAAAGGTGAGGACCTGGCTGGCTGGAAGCCCTCAGTCTACTGCGTCATGCTCATTCTAGGAGCAGCAGCCATCTTGGTGTCCTGCTGTGCCTCGCTCATGTACTCTGCAGCCGAGGGCTGGGGCTACCTGGACTCGCTCTACTTCTGCTTTGTGGCCTTCAGCACCATCGGTTTTGGAGACATGGTGAGCAGCCAGCGAGTCGTCTACGAGGGCCACGCCACGGCCGCATACCGGCTGGGcaacttcttcttcatcctAACCGGCGTCTGCTGCATCTACTCCCTCTTCAACGTCATCTCCATCGTCATCAAGCAGGTCCTGAACTGGCTGCTGAGGAGGCTGGAGGCCCCTTGCCGCTGTTGTTTCCCCAGGAGAGGTCACCACCCGCATCGGCACCCCAGACGGAACGTGGTGGCCCCGGGTCACCTACGCGCCCGCAGAGACCCTTCAATCGAGACGGACGCCATCAACGAGAGCGAGACCGACACCGGGCGCAGGATGTCCGGAGAGATGATCTCTATGAGGGATTTTCTAGCAGCCAACAAG GTGAACCTGGCGATTATGCAGAAGCAGCTTTCGGAGATGGCCATCGGGCACCCGCGCCAGTCCGGCTCCAGCTCGCGGCAGAACGGATTCTCGGGAGGGGTCGGCGCCCTCGGCATCATGAACAACCGGCTGGCAGAGACTAGCGTGGACAGATAA